From Qipengyuania psychrotolerans:
ATCGACGCCTATCATCCGCAAACCATTATCGCTCATCTGCTGAACGGAGATCCTCTTCCGATCCGCAACGGGGCGCCGCTGCGAATGCGGATCGAACGGCAATTAGGCTATAAACATGCCAAGTATCTCACGGCTATCGAAGCTGTGGCCAGTCTTGACGACATCGGCACAGGCGAAGGCGGCTATTGGGAAGATCGCGCTGGCTACCAGTGGTACGCCGGAATCTGATCACTCGGGATAATTGCGCGCCATTGCTTCCCAATCGTTGCGCAGCAATTGTTCGAGAACGTCCATGTCGACGTCGGCGAGCCTGTTTATATAGAGGCAGCTCTTGCCGGTCTTGTATTTGCCAAGCTGTGCAAGCAATTCATCGCGCCGCTCTCCCGCCAGCTCGTCGCAATAGCCGCCCATCAGATACAGCGAGTGCTTGGCTTTGCGCGGACTGAACCCGCTGCGCATCCAATGAACATCCCGGCCGCTTGCGTAAGTCGTTCGGTAAGCGCCGTAGCCGATAATGGCAGGCCCCCACATCTGCGGCTTCTCGCCGGTTACCTTGCGAAACAGGTCGTCGAGAACTTGCGCTTCCTCGCGCTTCCGCTCGGGCTCTACGGCGCTGATGAAATCTGCCGGATCGCGGTCTGTGACCTGTGTTTTTGCTTCTGCCATGAAAGGCACCCTACCAATTCGGCAACGCACGGAAAAGGGACAGCCACCCTACCCTAGAATATCTCTTAACATTCAAGAGACGATGCAATAGTCACTGGCTCTATGAGCAAGCGCCTTGTGATCCGCTTTCTTTCCCATGTAGTGAAATCCGGAACTTTACGGGTTGGATTTGCTGACGGCTCGACAGAAGCGCTTGGCAAGCAGGTCGATGGATATCCCGACATCGCGATACGGTTCACCGACACCAAGGTGCCGCGCGATATCATGCTCGATCCGCGCCTCGGAGCGGCAGAAGCTTTCATGGACGGGCGGCTGCTCATCGAGAGCGGCGATGTCATGGGCCTTGTGGAGCTTTTGCGGCGCAATCAGCCCTGGGACAAGGGGGGCGAACTGAGGGGGCCGAGCGCGCTGAAACGGCTGA
This genomic window contains:
- a CDS encoding DUF1801 domain-containing protein; the encoded protein is MAEAKTQVTDRDPADFISAVEPERKREEAQVLDDLFRKVTGEKPQMWGPAIIGYGAYRTTYASGRDVHWMRSGFSPRKAKHSLYLMGGYCDELAGERRDELLAQLGKYKTGKSCLYINRLADVDMDVLEQLLRNDWEAMARNYPE